A window from Nycticebus coucang isolate mNycCou1 chromosome X, mNycCou1.pri, whole genome shotgun sequence encodes these proteins:
- the LOC128577363 gene encoding splicing factor U2AF 65 kDa subunit-like: MSDFEEFERQLNENKQERDKENRHRKRSHSRPRSRDRKRRSRSRHRRNRDQRSSSRDRRRRSKPLTRGAKEEHGGLIRSPRHEKKKKVRKYWDVPPPGFEHITPMQYKAMQAAGQIPATALLPTMTPDGLAVTPTPVPVVGSQMTRQARRLYVGNIPFGITEETMMEFFNTQMRLGGLTQALGNPVLAVQINQDKNFAFLEFRSVDETTQAMAFDGIIFQGQSLKIRRPHDYQPLPGMSENPSVYVPGVVSTVVPDSAHKLFIGGLPNYLNDDQVKELLTSFGPLKAFNLVKDSATGLSKGYSFCEYVDINVTDQAIAGLNGMQLGDKKLLVQRASVGAKNATLSTINQTPVTLQVPGLMSSQVQMGGHPTEVLCLMNMVLPEELLDDEEYEEIVEDVRDECSKYGLVKSIEIPRPVDGVEVPGCGKIFVEFTSVFDCQKAMQGLTGRKFANRVVVTKYCDPDSYHRRDFW; the protein is encoded by the coding sequence ATGTCGGACTTCGAAGAGTTCGAGCGGCAGCTTAACGAGAATAAACAAGAGCGGGACAAAGAGAACCGCCACAGGAAGCGCAGCCACAGCCGCCCTCGAAGCCGGGACCGCAAGCGTCGGAGCCGGAGCCGGCACCGGCGCAACCGGGACCAGCGGAGCTCCTCCCGAGACAGGCGGCGACGAAGCAAACCTTTGACCAGAGGCGCTAAAGAGGAGCACGGTGGGTTGATTCGTTCCCCCCgccatgaaaagaagaaaaaggtccGTAAATACTGGGACGTGCCGCCCCCTGGCTTTGAGCACATCACTCCAATGCAGTACAAGGCCATGCAAGCTGCAGGTCAGATTCCAGCCACTGCCCTTCTCCCCACCATGACCCCTGATGGTCTTGCTGTGACTCCCACGCCGGTACCTGTGGTGGGGAGCCAGATGACCAGACAGGCCCGTCGCCTTTATGTGGGCAATATCCCCTTTGGCATCACTGAGGAGACCATGATGGAGTTCTTCAACACCCAGATGCGCCTGGGGGGGCTGACCCAAGCCCTTGGCAACCctgtcttggctgtgcagattAACCAAGACAAGAATTTTGCCTTTTTGGAGTTTCGTTCAGTGGACGAGACTACCCAAGCCATGGCCTTCGATGGCATCATCTTCCAAGGCCAGTCACTGAAGATCCGCAGGCCTCATGACTACCAGCCGCTGCCTGGCATGTCAGAGAATCCCTCTGTCTATGTGCCTGGAGTTGTGTCCACTGTGGTCCCTGACTCTGCCCACAAGCTGTTCATTGGGGGCTTACCCAATTATCTGAATGATGACCAGGTGAAAGAACTGCTGACATCATTTGGGCCTCTTAAGGCCTTCAACCTGGTCAAGGACAGTGCCACGGGGCTCTCCAAGGGCTACTCCTTCTGTGAGTACGTGGACATCAATGTCACGGATCAGGCCATCGCAGGGCTGAATGGGATGCAGCTGGGGGATAAGAAGCTGCTTGTCCAGAGGGCAAGTGTGGGAGCCAAGAATGCCACACTGAGCACCATCAATCAGACGCCTGTGACCCTACAAGTGCCGGGCCTGATGAGCTCCCAGGTACAGATGGGCGGCCACCCGACTGAGGTCCTGTGCCTCATGAATATGGTGTTGCCCGAGGAGCTGCTGGATGACGAGGAGTATGAGGAGATTGTGGAAGATGTGCGGGATGAGTGCAGCAAGTACGGGCTTGTCAAGTCTATCGAGATCCCCCGGCCTGTGGATGGTGTCGAGGTGCCCGGCTGCGGAAAGATCTTTGTGGAGTTCACCTCTGTGTTTGACTGCCAGAAAGCCATGCAGGGCCTGACAGGCCGCAAGTTTGCCAACAGAGTGGTTGTCACAAAATACTGTGACCCCGACTCTTACCACCGCCGGGATTTCTGGTAG